AATCCGGAAGTGCAGCCTCCCTCATAGCATTATGACTGTCGTTCCTCAGTATGTGCGTGTCAGCGGCCATGTCTGCAACGAAACGTCATCGTTTCTCTGTTCCTCCCCTCTGTCAGCCCTCCCCAGACAGTGCGTCCATGTCACGCCCCAAGTTGAATATTCATAACGCTGTTCGCTTACTCAGCCGGCATTCGCTGGGCTAAGTAAACGCCTCTCTAACCTCCCTCCTATCATCCGGCGAGTCGCGCGTATGCGCATTCGCCAGCATACAAGGACTGGACATGTGATCTTGTTCCACCAGTAATATAACAGATAGTTACGCTGCCGTAACTATCTGTTATATTCACAAAGCAACCTACGCCAATATGCAGCGCGATCTCAGCTTGATTGGAGGATGTAGGGGGGGAGGAGATGGCATAGTGGCTCTGGGTGGTGGCTAGAGACAGGGGGAGGCAAATACGAGGCAGTGAGGGGCGTTGTGAAGAATAATATTAGGGGTGGGGAGAAAGACTGAGGGAGGGCTTGTGACCAGAATCATATGCGCTAGGAATGATGGGTAACGTCAATTATGACGTCAGTTTCAGACGTACAGTACCCGGAAGTATGCGAAATTACCGGGGGCTGTAGCGGGAGAACCGTTGAACCGATCCTGGAGATCACCACCTCTATTTAAAGGTATTTACAAACCCTATTCTATGGTGATATTTATTTGCttatcatagtactcctttaaggttgttattttctgtctaagtgctctctgatgacacctgtctcgggaaacgcccagtttagaagaggtttgctatggggatttgcttctaaactgggcgttgcccgagacaggtgtcatcagagaggacttagacagaaaaaaacaaccttaacttcagaaggtcataagtactgaaaggattaagattttttaacagaagtaatttacaaatctgtttaactttctggagccagttgaagtggcttgataatgatggtgtgagaccattgaaacgttgctctttgcacatttgggatgaataaatagttttcatgttttcaccataccttgagtgccacagcattttccttggaactacgtatgcagaatcctggacacggaccctagctggaggcacctactcacgcttggaactatttatctatatatatatatatatatatatatatatatatatatatatatatatataaatgttgcagtgtcttgtaataccttttttattggactaacagaattttgtagagacaagctttcaggattcctccctttagcaagtccaatagacaaggactaatgatcaaaggacttgataaattatcagggaggaatcccaaaagtttgtctctacaaaattctgttagtccaataaaaaaggtattacaatctgcatcactggactaatatggctactcacatttactatacagatatacacatacctgaagatggtttagaaccttgtgatgtcacacatgcttgtgatgatgtcaccgtaagctgtacaaggaggtgcgtgccggctgcagtctcttcagtgtgttttgcattcacaacctgtggtgtaaagtgtttgttagagagtttctatttgcgatagagaattcaagattttgaccgttccttgtctgaagagagaaccacaaggtaagtctcagcctcttctattcatacatacacagggcttttttttttgacagttttttttttattgttgttgcttttttttttttgcaaaaaaaaaccaagaaatttatttccaaaagaaataacacaagttatattcctcatagcattgtgacaatacttggcctaggcattaaacataataaaacacacagatagtatcatgaccagagctttttcttgcaaaactgctaaaatgcaattatgcccaaaaaagcccccaagaaaaagagtcttaattcatgaagttctaaaagatataagtctatgagaaagatttggtggtgtagtaaaagaataacagaaagattagggcagaaatataatagtatataatagaattctgtgtgtactaacaatagaaatactccgggtactccgaaagggaaatttttcaaatcaactagtggcagaaactcatataggggacggatagatcccaatgaggtggggtaggttcattattagtaaatgtatatagcaggatagcccaattgtatctacagtatgaagttcacatggcccagtgaccatacagccgggcccttataatccgccattactgggacagaatcagggttatcagatattactatgaccggagaggttcaggtttatcaaatattactaggaccggacaggttcagggttatcagatattactaggaccggacaggttcagggttatcagatattactaggaccggacaggttcagtgttatcagatattactaggaccggacaggttcagggttatcagatattactaggaccggacaggttcagggttatcagatattactaggactggacaggttcagggttatcagatattactaggaccggacaggttcagggttatcagatattactaggaccggacaggttcagggttatcagataatactaggaccggacaggttcagggttatcagatattactaggaccggacaggttcagggttatcagacattggtaacctcagggaagacgtctccatataaaacacttatagagaagcgtcttcttctgaggctgcgatggtcttagtgttatcttgtggttctgtgctggacatttctgctctgtatgaaggatctattgtataatgacaggaatgatgacatgttgtctaatgtgttcacttatctctctctctctagtgttttcaggctctgacctgtgaccatggcctctccacaagacccattgctgaaggaggaggaagaagcaatggaggaccatagtgatatggatgtagaaaagggcgatatccctgagaggcagaaatTGCCATCTCTAAGCgggatgtccaccgcacgttccatcatcaccgtagtgatcctcgcctttgttaatttgctcatctatgcaaatcgctccagcgtggcgggggtgctgccttatatacagaaagcatatgacaccaatgctagtctgtccggcttattgaatacattgttcattggaagctatgtgctggtcgcaccaattgccggatatttgggcgaccactgtaataagaaatatactgtttgcgcaggagtcatcgtttggctgagcatgacacttaccctgtcattcatccctgacgggtacttcctgctcttcctgctgacgagtggactggttggagccggagaggcgactttctgcaccattgccccctccatcattgcagacctttttacaagtgaccagcggacccgcatgctgaacgtgttttactccgtcatacctgtaggctgcggactaggatacatcatcgggcccaaagtgactgatgcagcaaggggcgattggcactgggcatttcgggtcacccctggcctgggcctcatagctgtggctttgatgattttggtcacaaaggagcttccaagaacgactacaaacgggaagaagaacaacaaatcccagaagtttgccaaatgggcgacagatctgaaaaaattatttaaaaatcgaagcttcatgttaaccaccatgggatcgacggctgtatccttcatagtgggagccataggtgtatggggtccgtcatacctgacccacgcacgaacactcctacaagagaaggacccttgccgtgctgaaccgtgtgactatcacgacatcctaatatttggtgtggttacagtcgtttccggcattctgggagttgtagcagggacggagataagtaaaagatatcgcaaatccaacccacgggcggacccgcttgtgtgtggatgcgcgatgatgctctccgccccttttcttctgttggcattgacttttggcaacatcagcctcgttgccaccaacatcttcatcttcatcggagagacgcttctgtcagtaaatttcaccctcatatctgacattatactaaaagtagtaactccgtggaggagatcttcagccctggccgtgcagatgacaatctatcacctcctaggtgacgccggcagcccgtacctcatcggcctgatatcttacacttacgaacgaggatatgccaaatcccctcttctgaaataccgcagcctggagtatgccctcatgacctgcaccataatggcagtcatcggaggggccttcttcatggccacggccctatatatagagagggacgaaaaagaagcagagatggaatcagaacctccgtcaacctcctcctcctcactgcttcctgccgatgaggaccgcgcttcagactgaggaaaagtcattgcttacctttatctcgtttacttcattaaaaaaaaaaaataagaaaaaaagaactgcatttgttctatgttccactttaccccttattctctgTGGGCAGACGTCCACATACCCTCCTTGTTCCAGTCTGGCCTCTTGGTCTGTAGCCCTGCCTCTAGTGATGACTTCACAGTTACTAGAGGCAGGACTACAGATGAAAATGAACAGGAAAGAGGATGGTGAGACAGACTCtgttcacatgttgca
Above is a genomic segment from Hyla sarda isolate aHylSar1 chromosome 1, aHylSar1.hap1, whole genome shotgun sequence containing:
- the LOC130304697 gene encoding protein spinster homolog 1-like, which encodes MASPQDPLLKEEEEAMEDHSDMDVEKGDIPERQKLPSLSGMSTARSIITVVILAFVNLLIYANRSSVAGVLPYIQKAYDTNASLSGLLNTLFIGSYVLVAPIAGYLGDHCNKKYTVCAGVIVWLSMTLTLSFIPDGYFLLFLLTSGLVGAGEATFCTIAPSIIADLFTSDQRTRMLNVFYSVIPVGCGLGYIIGPKVTDAARGDWHWAFRVTPGLGLIAVALMILVTKELPRTTTNGKKNNKSQKFAKWATDLKKLFKNRSFMLTTMGSTAVSFIVGAIGVWGPSYLTHARTLLQEKDPCRAEPCDYHDILIFGVVTVVSGILGVVAGTEISKRYRKSNPRADPLVCGCAMMLSAPFLLLALTFGNISLVATNIFIFIGETLLSVNFTLISDIILKVVTPWRRSSALAVQMTIYHLLGDAGSPYLIGLISYTYERGYAKSPLLKYRSLEYALMTCTIMAVIGGAFFMATALYIERDEKEAEMESEPPSTSSSSLLPADEDRASD